The Streptomyces hundungensis genome contains the following window.
CCGAGGACGATGATGCGGTGCTGCATGTCCCTGCTCCTGTCTCGCGCGGTTTCGCCCCTTGAACCGGGCAGCCCGCCTGTTCCTGACAGGAAGACGATGTGAAGCACCTCACACCATCGCCGGAGTACGGATCAGAAGGCGCGGAACAGGGGCTCGCCATGCTCGGTGGCCGCCCAGCTCCTGGTCGCACGTTCGAGCTTGTCGGGATTGACCTGGTTGCGGAACGCGACGATGCCCTCGGCGCCCACATCCAGGCACATGACGCCGACGACCCGGCCCTCCACGACCGCCACGACGGCGGGGCCGCCGTTGGCGGTGGTGGCGTGGATCTCGGCCGTGCCGCCGACCAGGGCGCGCTTGGCCTTGCCGGGTTTGAACAGGCCCCGCATGAACGTCGCCACCGCGAGCGCGCCCTCGAAGGCCTTGGCACGCGCCGGGACCTTCCCGCCCCCGTCGCCGATCGCTACGGCGTCGGCGGTGAGCAGCCGCACCAGCGGCTCGGTCCTCCCACTGGTGGCCGCGGCCAGGAACTCCTCGACGATCCGGCGTGCCGCTGCCGCGTCGACCTCGGCGCGGGGCTTGCCCTCGGCGACGTGCTTCTTGGCCCGGTGGAAGATCTGCTGACTGGCGGTCTCGGTGAGGTCGAGGACCTCCGCGATCTCCCGGTGCGGGTAACCGAAGGCCTCCCGCAGGACGTACACCGCCCGCTCGTTGGGGGACAGGCGCTCCAGAAGGGCGAGGACCGCGTACGAGACCGAATCGCGCTGCTCGACGGTGTCGGCGGGCCCGAGCATCGGGTCCCCCGCGAGCAGCGGCTCCGGCAGCCACTGGCCCACATAGGTCTCGCGCCGCGCGCGGGCCGACGTGAGCTGGTTGAGGCACAGATGGGTGAGCACCTTGGTGAGCCAGGCCTCGGGGACCTCGATCTGCTCGACGGCGGAGGCCTGCCAGCGCAGGAACGTCTCCTGCACGGCGTCCTCGGCCTCGCTCGCGGAGCCCAGAAGCCGGTAGGCGATCGCTTCGAGCCGGGGCCTGGCGGCCTCGAACCGGTCCACGTCCCTCATGGTCAGAGCCATGCCCGGATCCTAGCTCCGCCGGCCCGGTGACCGCCCAGAGCCGTCAGCCGAATCGGCCGTCGCGCACCCCCTCCCGGAAGGCCGCCCACTCCGGCCCGGCGAAGCGCAGGTCGCCGTGCCCGGGGTCCTTGGAGTCCCGCACGGCGACGGCCCCGCCGCCGAGGTCGGCCACCTCCAGGCAGCTGGCGCCGCCTTCGCTGTAAGTGCTGCTGCGCCACAAGGCCTTCGAGAGCTCCCGCTCGTACAGATCCCGCTCGCGCATGATGGTCTCCTTCCGTCCCTTTCCACCGTGCGCCCCACCCGAGCCCGGCGCACATCCGGCCGCGGGCGGGGGAGCCCGGGCGACAACGGGGAACCCGGGTGGTGAAGGCGACCAACTCTTTGCATAAAACTGCATAGCTGCGTATAGTCATGCCATCACCGAGGAGGATTCGATGGCGGCGGTACGGGCGGCAGTGGCAGGGGCCAGTGGGTATGCGGGCGGAGAG
Protein-coding sequences here:
- the sigJ gene encoding RNA polymerase sigma factor SigJ, giving the protein MALTMRDVDRFEAARPRLEAIAYRLLGSASEAEDAVQETFLRWQASAVEQIEVPEAWLTKVLTHLCLNQLTSARARRETYVGQWLPEPLLAGDPMLGPADTVEQRDSVSYAVLALLERLSPNERAVYVLREAFGYPHREIAEVLDLTETASQQIFHRAKKHVAEGKPRAEVDAAAARRIVEEFLAAATSGRTEPLVRLLTADAVAIGDGGGKVPARAKAFEGALAVATFMRGLFKPGKAKRALVGGTAEIHATTANGGPAVVAVVEGRVVGVMCLDVGAEGIVAFRNQVNPDKLERATRSWAATEHGEPLFRAF
- a CDS encoding DUF397 domain-containing protein, which codes for MRERDLYERELSKALWRSSTYSEGGASCLEVADLGGGAVAVRDSKDPGHGDLRFAGPEWAAFREGVRDGRFG